DNA sequence from the Prolixibacter sp. SD074 genome:
AGCAAGTTATCTGTTATATGAGCTTGTTATTGTTTCTATCATTCAGTTTTTCAGGCTGTAACGATAGGAAAGATAGCTCCAATGTCCAAGTAATTACCAAACCTGTAACGAGTGCTCAAAATGCTTTTTATCCCGGTAATCGGAAACCATTGGTTCCTGCATCATTTATCAAATTACCGCTAGGAAGCATCCATCCGAAGGGGTGGATTTTGAAATGGCTTGAACTTCAAAAGAATGGGTTATGCGGGCATTTAGGAGAGATTAGTGCCTGGCTCGAAAAAGACAATAACGCCTGGTTATCAGAAGGAGGCGATCATGGTTGGGAGGAGGTACCCTATTGGCTTCGCGGTTACTCCGATATGGCTTTTATATTTGACGATCCAGCCATGAAAAAGGAGACGATGATTTGGATAAATGCGATTCTCAAGAGTCAAAAGGAAAATGGCTGGTTTGGGCCGGAAGTTCGCTCGGACAATGGCAATCTGGATTTTTGGCCTAACATGGTTGTATTGTTCATGTTGCAGAATTATTATGAATATACCCACGACGTACGTGTTATTCCCTTCATGACGAAATATTTCCGATTCGAGTTGACTGTACCGGATAAAGAGTTTCTTTCCAGCTATTGGGAAAACAGCAGAGGCGGGGATAATTTGTATAGTGTTTACTGGCTTTACAATCTCACCGGAGACAAGTTCCTGCTGGATCTCGCCCGGAAAATTCATCTTAATACTGCGAACTGGGAACAGGAATCAACGCTTCCAAACTGGCACAATGTGAATATTGCCGAATGCTTCCGTGAGCCTGCAACCTACTATATGCAAACAGGTGACTCGGCGGATTTAAAGGCAACATACAATGATTACTTCTTGGTTCGCCGGACCTTCGGACAGGTTCCCGGAGGGATGTTCGGTGCAGATGAGAATGCCCGAATGGGTTATGTCGACCCGAGACAGGGAACAGAAACTTGCGGCTTTGCTGAGCAGATGACTTCAGACGGCATATTAACACGAATTACCGGAGACCCGATGTGGGCAGATAATTGTGAGGATGTACTTTTCAACAGTTTTCCGGCTGCTTTTACGCCCGATATGAAAGCGCTTCGTTATATTACCTGTCCTAATCAGGTTACCGCTGATGACAAAAATCATTCACCTGGTATTGCGAATAACGGTCCTTTCCTGGCAATGAACCCGTTCAGTAGCCGATGTTGCCAGCACAACCATGGTCATGCACTTCCGTATTATCTGGAGAACCTGGTGATGGCGAGTAATGACAATGGTTTGGCGGCAGTTATGTATAACGCCTGTGTAACCAAGGTCAAGGTTGGTGACGGAACTGAGTTGACACTCACTGAGGACACCCGTTACCCCTTTGAACAGGAGGTGCGTTTTACACTGAATACACCTCAAAAAGTGAGTTTCCCGATTTATTTGCGGATCCCCGGATGGTGTGAACAAGCTTCGGTTCAGATCAATGGAATGCAGGTAAAGGCTAATGCGTTTCCCGATACCTTCATTCGGATTGACCGGGAATGGAGCAACAATGATCAAATCAGGCTTGAATTGCCCATGAGACTGTCATGTCGTACCTGGCAGGTTAATCAGAATAGTGTTTCTGTAAACTACGGTCCTTTGACATTTTCATTGAAAATAGCTGAAGAATACAAGAAGATTAGTAACATAAAATCTGCCATTGGTGATTCCAAATGGCAGAAAACAGCAGATCCTAATAAATGGCCGGCCTATAAAATTGAACCTGTTAGCCCGTGGAATTATGGATTAGTGTTGGACAAAAACAGTCTTTCCGCGTCAATGAAAATTGTTCATAAGAAGTGGCCGAAGGATAATTTCCCATTTACACCATCTAATGTTCCAATTGAAATTCAGGCAAAAGGGCAGCGAATTCCCACCTGGGGTATCGATCAATATGGATTGGTAGCGGTGCTACCTTTTTATCCGGTTAAAGTTCAAACACCGGTCGAAAATATCACATTGATACCTATGGGGGCAGCACGTCTGCGTATCTCGGCATTTCCCTCGTTGAATTAGTTTGATAATATGTGCCTGGTTTAGGAATAATGAATGAAACCAATCCCTTGGTTAAAACAGTTGTAACGTTTCATTTATTCTGTAAGTAAGATTTGCGATTTGAGAAAAATAGAGGAACATAATATTTTGTTTTTTATTCTGCTCCTCGGGTAAAGCTATTTAATAACTAATGATGAAAAATAAACTATTAGTCATTATGTTTCTGGAACTTGTATCTTTTACAGGTTGTGGAAAGTCAGAAATATCTGCTGAACCACAGGTAAAAAATACATTTGCGAACCCCGTTTGGGACGGGGCAGACCCTTGGATGATCAAGCATGGAGACCATTATATTTACTGTTACTCTGTTAATAATGCGATCGTCGTTTCGCGCTCAAAATATATGACGCGCCGGGGCAAATTAAAAGCAATATGGCGTGCACCCTCAAGCGGATGGAACAGTAACTGTGTCTGGGCTCCCGAAATCCATTTTATAAATGGGCATTGGTACGTTTATTATGCTGCCGGTGTTTCCGGACCGCCTTTTATTCATCAGCGGACAGGAGTGCTGCGTTCAGCTACAGATGATGTTTTCAGCGATTATAAGGATATGGGAATGCTCTATACCGGCGATAATCCGGGTACTCCTGCCAGCAACATCTGGGCGATCGATATGACTGTACTTGAATACCGGGGAAAGCTATACGCGGTTTGGTCGGGATGGAACAAGCAGGTGGATACTGATGCGACTCCTCAAAATTTATACATAGCGGAAATGGAGAATCCTTATACGATGAAGGGGAAACGTGTACTGTTATCATCTCCGGAAGAAAGCTGGGAGACCGGTGGCCCTCTTAATCTGAACGAAGGGCCGGAAATACTGAAACACGGCGACCATATCTTTATTGTCTATTCGTGCCGTGAATCCTGGTTGGTCGATTATCGTTTGGGAATGTTACAACTAATAAATCCTGACGGTAACGTACTCGATCCTTCCAATTGGAAGAAAAAAGGTCCGGTATTTCAGGGAACTTCGACGGTTTATGGGGTAGGACATTGTTCTTTTGTAAAATCACCCGATGGGACTGAGGACTGGATTGTTTATCATTCGAAGAAGAGTTCCTCTCCAGGGTGGGAACGCGATGTTCGTATGCAACCCTTTACCTGGAATGCCGATGGAACTCCTGATTTTGGAACACCTGTTCCAGCCGGACAGGAAATAAACAGACCATCGGGCGAGGTTGAAGTTGAACAAGCAGAAATCAAATAATTTATGATTGCAATGAACACATATCATTTTTTCTTATTGCTATATGTTTTTTTTGGACTGGTTGTTTCCTGTTCCAATAATTCTGTCGGGGAAGTGTTGCAGGAGCCGTTGACCAAACCAAATATTGATGGAATCAGGATCGACTGGGATTATAGTACGATGGTTAAAATCGCACCTGCTGTCGGACACAATGAGGTATATTGTGGTTATGCACGTTTGGAACAGATTCATGACGGGAACTTAGCTTGTGTTTATGAAACTTCTTCGGGAAATGTAGAATTGGTATTTAGCTATGATTCAGGAAAGACCTGGAGCACCCCTCAAATTGTTTTTAGAACAGAAAATAATATTAGTATGGCAGTTCCTGATATTATTGAATTGAGCGACCACTCGATTCTTGTTGCCTGCAATCCTCGACCACGTAAGGCCTACACAGATGATCGGAAATTTGGAATTAAAGTAAAAAGAAGTGTAGATGGTGGAAAGAGTTGGGGAGATGAAAAGCTGATTTATGAAGCTCAGTCAACATTTAACGACGGCTGTTGGGAGCCATCTTTTGTTCAACTTCCCAGTGGTGAAGTGCAATTATATTTTTCAAATGAGGGAATATATACGTCATCTGATGAACAGAATATTTCGATTTTCAGATCAATGGATTCAGGAAAGACATGGACGAAAGAGCCAGAGATAGTAGGATTCAGAAAAAATAGACGGGACGGAATGCCGGTTCCACTTGTACTTCAGGATAAAGGTGAAATTTTAGTTTCTGTTGAAGACAACAAACAAGGAGAATTCAAACCTACCATCTACCACGAGAAGCTCTCAAAGAATTGGGCTGACGGGGTTATTTCGGGCGATGATCCCCGAAGAGATTATCAACCATTGGATGAGTTGCTTCCGGATGAAATATCTGCCGGTGCCCCGTTTATAGTCAGGCTTAAAAGTGGCGAGGTCCTACTCTCATATCAGTCAACCTGGAACCGAAGTGATAGTTGGGACAGGGCATGTATGGTCGTAGAAGTGGGAACGGATGATGGCACCCGGTTCAGAAATAGGAGTGTCCCGTTTACCGTGCCAATAAATAAATCGGGCTTGTGGAATTCCCTTTTAGTAATAAACGATGGAACGGTCCCCGTGGCCCTGACATCGACCAATGCGTATTCAACAAATTCAACGGA
Encoded proteins:
- a CDS encoding beta-L-arabinofuranosidase domain-containing protein, which produces MKQVICYMSLLLFLSFSFSGCNDRKDSSNVQVITKPVTSAQNAFYPGNRKPLVPASFIKLPLGSIHPKGWILKWLELQKNGLCGHLGEISAWLEKDNNAWLSEGGDHGWEEVPYWLRGYSDMAFIFDDPAMKKETMIWINAILKSQKENGWFGPEVRSDNGNLDFWPNMVVLFMLQNYYEYTHDVRVIPFMTKYFRFELTVPDKEFLSSYWENSRGGDNLYSVYWLYNLTGDKFLLDLARKIHLNTANWEQESTLPNWHNVNIAECFREPATYYMQTGDSADLKATYNDYFLVRRTFGQVPGGMFGADENARMGYVDPRQGTETCGFAEQMTSDGILTRITGDPMWADNCEDVLFNSFPAAFTPDMKALRYITCPNQVTADDKNHSPGIANNGPFLAMNPFSSRCCQHNHGHALPYYLENLVMASNDNGLAAVMYNACVTKVKVGDGTELTLTEDTRYPFEQEVRFTLNTPQKVSFPIYLRIPGWCEQASVQINGMQVKANAFPDTFIRIDREWSNNDQIRLELPMRLSCRTWQVNQNSVSVNYGPLTFSLKIAEEYKKISNIKSAIGDSKWQKTADPNKWPAYKIEPVSPWNYGLVLDKNSLSASMKIVHKKWPKDNFPFTPSNVPIEIQAKGQRIPTWGIDQYGLVAVLPFYPVKVQTPVENITLIPMGAARLRISAFPSLN
- a CDS encoding family 43 glycosylhydrolase, whose amino-acid sequence is MFLELVSFTGCGKSEISAEPQVKNTFANPVWDGADPWMIKHGDHYIYCYSVNNAIVVSRSKYMTRRGKLKAIWRAPSSGWNSNCVWAPEIHFINGHWYVYYAAGVSGPPFIHQRTGVLRSATDDVFSDYKDMGMLYTGDNPGTPASNIWAIDMTVLEYRGKLYAVWSGWNKQVDTDATPQNLYIAEMENPYTMKGKRVLLSSPEESWETGGPLNLNEGPEILKHGDHIFIVYSCRESWLVDYRLGMLQLINPDGNVLDPSNWKKKGPVFQGTSTVYGVGHCSFVKSPDGTEDWIVYHSKKSSSPGWERDVRMQPFTWNADGTPDFGTPVPAGQEINRPSGEVEVEQAEIK
- a CDS encoding sialidase family protein, which encodes MNTYHFFLLLYVFFGLVVSCSNNSVGEVLQEPLTKPNIDGIRIDWDYSTMVKIAPAVGHNEVYCGYARLEQIHDGNLACVYETSSGNVELVFSYDSGKTWSTPQIVFRTENNISMAVPDIIELSDHSILVACNPRPRKAYTDDRKFGIKVKRSVDGGKSWGDEKLIYEAQSTFNDGCWEPSFVQLPSGEVQLYFSNEGIYTSSDEQNISIFRSMDSGKTWTKEPEIVGFRKNRRDGMPVPLVLQDKGEILVSVEDNKQGEFKPTIYHEKLSKNWADGVISGDDPRRDYQPLDELLPDEISAGAPFIVRLKSGEVLLSYQSTWNRSDSWDRACMVVEVGTDDGTRFRNRSVPFTVPINKSGLWNSLLVINDGTVPVALTSTNAYSTNSTEVWMIKGHVIPEFSVPVGTISVDGQLTEGCWQGEWPYFIGQKSKTRMKATVCADDHYLYLASKIDNLEQVNGSAGGISCQVDIARKGYEKPHHGIFTFHFNLDRSLKIEEGDYGTWKELDVPGSIQYKVRQKENSYVIEAAIPKAFFKNGLPQGNTVGINFLLNYNLLPGHITEESISGNDKNAPYTWCPILMN